The sequence below is a genomic window from Qipengyuania flava.
GTCACCAAGATGATGACGAAATAGAGATACATGTTGGACACGTCAAAGGCTGTCATGTTGAGCCGGTCCGAGACGCTGATCGGCACGCCGTGCGCGTTCATCACGAATTGCGAGTTGACGATTACGCCCAGCACATAGGTGCCAAGTGCGGCGGCTATCAGAGCGACAATCCAGCGCAGTATCGTCATTTGCGGTCTTCCCTTATCCGTAGGGTGCTTGATGCTACGCCGCTGCCATCAAGTCCAGAGGATGAGGTAGACAAAGCCCGGCAATCGCTGGATACCTCTTCGAGCACTGCAAGAGGAATCCCGATGCGCCTGCTTCCGTCAATGCTGGGAATTACGGCCAGCCTGTTACTGGCTGCATGCTCGAACCAGGGCGCATCGGATGCGGGCGAGAAGACCAGCCAGCTCGCCGGGCGCGTCGATGCAGGCGAGATCGAGTACGCGATAGAGACGGTTGCGGAAGGTCTCGATCACCCATGGTCGCTCGCATTCCTGCCCGACGGCGACATGCTGGTGACCGAGCGTACCGGAAAGCTCCTGCTGGTCGGCGCGGATGGCGCAAAGCGGCTAGTTCGCGACTTCAACGACAATGGCGATTTTCCCGATGTCCATTACGGCGATGGCCTGCAGGCGGGCCTGTTCGACGTGGTGTTGCATCCCGAATTTGCCGAGAACAGCCTCTTCTACGTCTCCTTCGCCGGAAAGGCCGGGGAAGGCGAGAACACGCTGTTCCTGATGCGCTTTCGCTATAGCGATGGCGAATTGACCGACGGCGAGCAGCTTTTCGCGGCGTCGCCTGCGCGCATCCAGGGCAACCATTACGGCGCGCGTTTCGTTTTCTTGCCCGACGGCACGCTGCTGATGCCGGTTGGCGATGCCTTCCACTTCCGGGAAGAAGCGCAGGAGCTCGACAATCATTTCGGCAAGATCGTGCGCCTCAACGACGATGGCAGCGTTCCGGCGGATAATCCCTTCGTGGACCAGGATGGTGCGCTGCCGGAGATCTGGT
It includes:
- a CDS encoding PQQ-dependent sugar dehydrogenase; translated protein: MRLLPSMLGITASLLLAACSNQGASDAGEKTSQLAGRVDAGEIEYAIETVAEGLDHPWSLAFLPDGDMLVTERTGKLLLVGADGAKRLVRDFNDNGDFPDVHYGDGLQAGLFDVVLHPEFAENSLFYVSFAGKAGEGENTLFLMRFRYSDGELTDGEQLFAASPARIQGNHYGARFVFLPDGTLLMPVGDAFHFREEAQELDNHFGKIVRLNDDGSVPADNPFVDQDGALPEIWSYGHRNPQGIILTEDGRVLENEHGPAGGDEINHITRGANYGWPTVTYALDYSGGRVSPFEALEGTEQSLVHFTPSIAPSGFAQYAGEAFPDWQGDLFLSALALRHVRHVDMNADGSLGEQRELFGELDVRFRDVRTGPDGYLYLLTEEPDLTSRILRVVPMGGAAEQPQPE